In Thermococcus thioreducens, a genomic segment contains:
- a CDS encoding antitoxin family protein — MSKVIVAVYRGDIIIPLEKLNIPQGAKLLIRIEKIEEKDALKEIGYLKLLREGEDAEELFEI; from the coding sequence ATGTCCAAAGTGATAGTTGCCGTATACCGGGGAGACATCATAATTCCCCTCGAAAAGCTCAACATCCCCCAGGGCGCGAAGCTCCTGATAAGGATAGAGAAGATTGAAGAGAAAGACGCCCTCAAGGAGATTGGATATCTAAAGCTCCTCAGGGAGGGAGAGGATGCCGAGGAGCTCTTTGAAATTTAA
- a CDS encoding type II toxin-antitoxin system PemK/MazF family toxin, producing the protein MPRSSLKFNQGDIVLLELPFTDYLGSKLRPVLVVSSDELNSISNDLVVLKITSKPHFKDFQVELVQSDLLQGKLKKRSFIDCSSVFTVEKSLVIKRIAKLTPKKLQEVKNILKRTFGID; encoded by the coding sequence ATGCCGAGGAGCTCTTTGAAATTTAACCAGGGCGATATAGTTCTTCTGGAACTTCCTTTCACGGACTACCTGGGAAGCAAACTCCGGCCGGTTTTAGTGGTGAGTTCCGACGAGCTGAACTCCATAAGTAATGACCTTGTGGTGCTGAAGATCACGAGCAAACCCCATTTCAAGGATTTTCAGGTTGAGCTGGTTCAAAGTGACCTTCTACAGGGGAAGTTGAAAAAGAGAAGCTTTATCGACTGTTCCTCCGTTTTTACCGTGGAGAAATCCCTTGTAATCAAAAGAATAGCCAAGTTAACGCCCAAAAAGCTCCAGGAAGTTAAAAATATCCTCAAAAGGACTTTTGGCATTGATTAA
- a CDS encoding DUF3368 domain-containing protein translates to MIVVADSGPLIALAKIGKLHVLHELFGTVVIPRAVWVEVVERGKRKPGSEEVRNAEWIEVVEVRDVLGVEILEREIEKGEAEAIVLARELNAPLLLLDEKIPGIIAKSLGLKVSGSLAVLFMAKKRGILNEDLDSLIRELRRKGVYFSDGVVKSLKEMYSKT, encoded by the coding sequence ATGATTGTTGTCGCCGATTCCGGTCCGCTTATAGCCCTCGCGAAGATAGGGAAGCTTCACGTCTTACACGAGCTGTTTGGGACGGTGGTGATTCCGAGGGCAGTATGGGTAGAGGTTGTAGAACGCGGCAAGAGAAAACCTGGTTCGGAAGAGGTCAGAAACGCTGAGTGGATTGAGGTTGTTGAAGTCAGGGACGTTCTCGGAGTTGAAATCCTTGAGAGAGAAATTGAGAAGGGAGAGGCTGAAGCCATAGTGCTTGCAAGGGAGCTAAACGCGCCCCTTTTGCTCCTCGATGAGAAGATTCCGGGGATAATAGCGAAGTCCCTCGGCCTTAAAGTTTCTGGAAGCCTCGCCGTTCTCTTTATGGCCAAGAAACGAGGGATTTTGAACGAGGATCTCGATTCGCTGATCAGAGAGCTAAGGCGTAAAGGGGTGTACTTCAGCGATGGAGTTGTGAAATCCCTGAAGGAGATGTATTCTAAAACCTGA
- the purF gene encoding amidophosphoribosyltransferase has protein sequence MREKCGVFAAVAENAPKKAYYALIALQHRGQESAGISVWKHRIKTIAGRGLVSEVFRNGEVAKLKSGMAIAHVRYSTSGSLTETQPLETGCCGKSIAIAHNGTLTNFLPLRRYYERLGVKFRHSVDSELLGISFLWHLKETGDEFEAMKAVFEEVKGAYSVAFLFDGKILVARDPVGFRPLSYGSRNGHYFASEDSALRLFVDDVRNVKPGEVFLLSEDEIESRVVATGEHRGCVFEYIYFARPDSTIDGVNVYTARVRMGEELARESPANGDVVIAVPDSGRASALGFSRVSGIPYSEGLIKNRYIGRTFIIPGQFYRELKVKLKLSPVREVIEGKSVVLVDDSIVRGTTMKRIVVMLRRAGAREVHVRIASPPIRYPCYMGVDIPTRHELIAAFGSVGKVEKAIGADSLAYLSVDGLKKAVGRRDLCMACLTGEYPEWAFRF, from the coding sequence ATGAGGGAGAAGTGCGGCGTCTTTGCGGCCGTTGCTGAGAACGCCCCCAAGAAAGCCTACTACGCACTCATAGCCCTGCAGCACAGGGGACAGGAGAGCGCGGGAATAAGCGTCTGGAAGCACAGGATAAAAACGATAGCTGGTAGGGGGCTCGTTTCGGAGGTCTTCAGGAACGGCGAGGTGGCGAAGCTGAAATCAGGAATGGCAATAGCCCACGTCCGGTATTCCACCTCCGGCTCCCTCACGGAAACCCAGCCGCTGGAGACAGGCTGTTGCGGGAAGAGCATCGCGATAGCCCACAACGGGACCCTCACGAATTTCCTCCCCCTCAGGCGGTACTACGAACGGCTGGGAGTTAAGTTCAGGCACTCGGTGGACTCTGAGCTGCTGGGCATCTCTTTTCTCTGGCATCTAAAAGAGACGGGAGATGAATTTGAGGCCATGAAGGCCGTCTTTGAGGAGGTTAAAGGGGCCTACTCGGTCGCATTCCTGTTCGACGGGAAGATACTCGTGGCCAGGGATCCGGTCGGCTTCAGGCCATTAAGCTACGGGAGTAGAAACGGCCACTATTTCGCCTCGGAGGATTCCGCACTGAGGCTCTTCGTTGACGACGTGAGGAACGTGAAGCCCGGGGAGGTCTTCCTCCTCTCGGAGGATGAAATCGAAAGCAGGGTCGTGGCAACGGGAGAGCACCGCGGCTGCGTCTTTGAGTACATATACTTCGCCCGCCCGGACAGCACGATAGACGGTGTAAACGTCTATACTGCGAGGGTCAGGATGGGAGAAGAACTGGCAAGGGAAAGCCCCGCCAATGGAGACGTCGTCATAGCCGTGCCGGACTCTGGAAGGGCTTCCGCCTTGGGTTTCTCCAGGGTCAGCGGGATTCCCTACTCGGAAGGTTTGATAAAGAACCGCTACATAGGAAGGACATTCATAATCCCAGGCCAGTTCTACCGCGAGCTGAAGGTTAAGCTCAAGCTCTCGCCGGTGAGGGAGGTAATAGAGGGCAAGAGCGTCGTTCTTGTTGATGACTCAATCGTCAGGGGAACGACCATGAAGCGCATCGTGGTAATGCTTAGAAGGGCCGGCGCGAGGGAGGTGCACGTGAGAATAGCATCTCCACCGATAAGGTACCCGTGCTACATGGGGGTGGACATTCCTACCAGGCACGAGCTCATAGCGGCCTTTGGGAGCGTCGGGAAGGTGGAGAAGGCAATAGGCGCCGACAGCCTGGCTTACCTCAGCGTAGATGGGCTGAAAAAGGCCGTCGGGAGGAGGGACCTCTGCATGGCGTGCCTTACCGGAGAGTATCCGGAGTGGGCGTTCAGGTTTTAG
- the purC gene encoding phosphoribosylaminoimidazolesuccinocarboxamide synthase, protein MQVYEGKAKKVIPLDDGNAIMEFKDDATAFDGRKKGQFRGKGWLNAQISAVLFKVLEERGVKTHFIGVAGDNRLIVERLKMYPLEVVVRNVVAGSLKKRLPLEEGTELKEPIVELYYKDDGLGDPMINHHHAKVLGISQDEIREMERIALKVNEILREYFAERGVILVDFKLEFGKNGRGEIILGDEISPDTCRFWDAETKKSLDKDVFRFDKGDLVKAYEELYERLTGSSLS, encoded by the coding sequence ATGCAGGTTTACGAAGGTAAGGCCAAGAAGGTTATCCCTCTCGACGATGGAAATGCGATTATGGAGTTCAAAGACGATGCAACAGCCTTCGATGGTAGGAAGAAGGGTCAGTTTAGGGGCAAGGGCTGGCTCAACGCCCAGATAAGCGCGGTTCTCTTTAAAGTCCTTGAGGAGAGGGGCGTTAAGACGCACTTCATAGGCGTTGCAGGCGACAACAGGCTCATCGTTGAGAGGCTCAAGATGTATCCCCTTGAGGTAGTGGTTAGAAACGTTGTAGCGGGGAGCCTGAAGAAGCGCCTTCCCCTTGAGGAGGGAACCGAATTAAAAGAGCCGATAGTCGAGCTCTACTACAAGGACGACGGCCTCGGCGATCCTATGATAAACCACCACCACGCAAAGGTTCTCGGGATAAGCCAGGATGAGATAAGGGAGATGGAGCGCATAGCCCTCAAGGTGAACGAGATCCTCAGAGAGTACTTCGCCGAGCGCGGGGTAATCTTGGTGGACTTCAAGCTGGAGTTCGGAAAGAACGGGAGGGGTGAGATAATCCTCGGCGACGAGATAAGCCCGGACACCTGCCGCTTCTGGGACGCTGAGACAAAGAAGAGCCTCGACAAGGACGTCTTCAGGTTTGATAAAGGCGACCTCGTTAAAGCTTACGAGGAACTCTACGAGCGTCTCACTGGCAGTTCGCTCTCATAG
- the purM gene encoding phosphoribosylformylglycinamidine cyclo-ligase, with amino-acid sequence MLTYAQAGVDDEKTTKALRGIISLAKETFRFRKGKLGEPAENLGHYAALMDFGEFYLAMTTDGVGTKVLVAEAVGKFDTIGIDMVAMNVNDLLCVGAEPIALVDYLVVREPDDKVFAGIAKGLYEGARQAGTAIVGGETAVMPDLINGLDLAGTAIGIVRKEEVITGEEIKPGDAVIGIASSGIHSNGLTLARKLLIPKYGLDYEYEGRKLWEWLLEPTRIYVGAVLELIESVEVHGLAHITGGGLTNLKRLTSHGFSLEMPPIEGIFKLIHENGVPLEEMFRVFNMGVGMIAVVPAEERENALDVLNRHFEAFELGTVTERPGIVVMNYGVKL; translated from the coding sequence ATGCTGACCTACGCCCAGGCAGGAGTCGATGACGAAAAAACCACGAAGGCCCTCAGGGGAATCATAAGCCTCGCGAAGGAGACGTTCAGGTTCAGAAAAGGAAAGCTCGGCGAACCGGCCGAGAACCTGGGCCACTACGCGGCGCTTATGGACTTCGGAGAATTTTACCTCGCAATGACGACTGATGGCGTCGGCACAAAGGTTCTTGTAGCGGAAGCCGTCGGCAAGTTCGACACGATAGGAATAGACATGGTAGCGATGAACGTCAATGATTTGCTCTGCGTTGGGGCCGAGCCTATAGCTCTCGTTGACTATCTCGTCGTGAGGGAGCCTGACGACAAGGTCTTTGCCGGGATAGCCAAGGGCCTCTACGAGGGGGCGAGGCAGGCAGGGACAGCGATAGTGGGTGGCGAAACCGCTGTGATGCCCGACCTGATAAACGGCCTCGATTTGGCCGGAACCGCCATCGGGATAGTGAGGAAGGAAGAGGTAATAACCGGCGAGGAGATAAAGCCAGGGGATGCCGTCATCGGGATCGCCAGCTCGGGGATACACTCCAACGGTCTGACACTGGCGAGAAAGCTCCTCATCCCAAAGTACGGCCTCGACTACGAATACGAGGGAAGAAAGCTCTGGGAGTGGCTTCTGGAGCCGACCAGGATTTATGTGGGGGCAGTCTTGGAGCTCATCGAGAGCGTTGAGGTTCACGGATTGGCACACATAACGGGCGGTGGCCTGACCAACCTGAAGCGCCTCACCAGCCACGGTTTTTCCCTTGAGATGCCACCCATCGAAGGAATATTTAAGCTCATCCACGAAAACGGCGTCCCCCTGGAGGAGATGTTCAGGGTGTTCAACATGGGCGTTGGCATGATAGCTGTAGTGCCGGCGGAGGAGAGGGAGAACGCACTTGATGTCCTCAACAGGCACTTTGAGGCCTTTGAGCTTGGAACCGTCACAGAAAGACCGGGGATAGTAGTGATGAACTACGGGGTAAAGCTTTAA
- the purT gene encoding phosphoribosylglycinamide formyltransferase 2 — MIKPRDELGTAMTDSAQKILLLGSGELGKEIAIEAQRLGVEVIAVDRYANAPAMQVAHRSYVGDMRKADFLFSVVEREKPDAIIPEIEAINLDALFELEKEYFVVPNARATWIAMHRERTRETLAKEAKVPTSRYAYATTLDELYEACERIGYPCHTKAIMSSSGKGSYFVKGPEDVPKAWEEAKKKARGSADKIIVEEHIEFDIEITELAVRHYDENGEIVTTFPKPVGHYQIDGDYHSSWQPAEISEKAEREVYRIAKRITDVLGGLGLFGVEMFVKGDKVYANEVSPRPHDTGMVTLASHPTGFSEFGLHLRAVLGLPIPGEWVEDYRLFPILTPAATHVIKANGSGYSPRFRGLARALSVPNATVRLFGKPEAYPGRRLGVVLAWDKDVGEARRRAELVAHTVELRTRGSGWHSQDYERRKHLI, encoded by the coding sequence ATGATCAAGCCCCGGGACGAGCTCGGAACCGCTATGACGGATTCTGCCCAGAAGATACTCCTCCTCGGAAGCGGTGAACTGGGAAAGGAGATAGCCATCGAGGCCCAGAGGCTCGGCGTTGAAGTCATCGCCGTTGACCGCTACGCCAACGCTCCGGCCATGCAGGTCGCCCACCGCTCCTACGTTGGAGACATGCGTAAGGCTGACTTCCTCTTCTCGGTCGTAGAGAGGGAAAAGCCCGACGCGATAATCCCTGAGATAGAGGCCATAAACCTCGACGCCCTCTTCGAGCTGGAGAAGGAGTATTTCGTCGTTCCCAATGCAAGGGCAACGTGGATAGCCATGCACCGCGAGAGGACGAGGGAGACCCTCGCGAAGGAAGCCAAAGTTCCCACTTCACGCTACGCCTACGCCACCACTCTCGACGAGCTCTACGAGGCCTGTGAGAGAATAGGCTACCCCTGCCACACCAAGGCCATAATGAGCTCCTCAGGTAAGGGTTCTTACTTCGTTAAGGGACCGGAGGATGTTCCAAAGGCCTGGGAGGAGGCCAAGAAGAAGGCCCGCGGCAGCGCCGACAAGATAATCGTTGAAGAGCACATTGAGTTTGACATTGAGATAACCGAGCTTGCCGTCAGACACTACGACGAGAACGGTGAAATCGTCACGACCTTCCCGAAGCCGGTCGGCCACTACCAGATTGACGGGGACTATCATTCCAGCTGGCAGCCGGCGGAGATAAGTGAAAAGGCCGAACGCGAGGTTTACAGGATAGCCAAGCGCATTACCGACGTACTTGGCGGCCTCGGCCTCTTTGGCGTCGAGATGTTCGTGAAGGGAGATAAGGTTTATGCCAACGAGGTCTCGCCGAGGCCCCACGACACGGGCATGGTGACTTTAGCCTCCCATCCAACGGGCTTCTCCGAGTTCGGGCTTCACCTCAGAGCGGTTTTGGGACTTCCCATTCCCGGCGAGTGGGTTGAAGACTACCGCCTGTTCCCAATCCTAACGCCCGCCGCCACCCACGTCATCAAGGCCAACGGCTCCGGCTACTCCCCACGTTTCCGCGGGCTGGCTAGGGCTTTAAGCGTTCCGAACGCAACTGTGAGGCTCTTTGGAAAGCCTGAGGCGTATCCGGGCAGAAGGCTCGGGGTTGTGCTCGCGTGGGATAAGGATGTGGGGGAGGCAAGGAGGCGTGCCGAGCTGGTGGCACACACGGTTGAGCTTAGAACCCGGGGTTCGGGGTGGCACTCCCAGGACTACGAGAGGAGAAAACACCTCATTTGA
- the purE gene encoding 5-(carboxyamino)imidazole ribonucleotide mutase, with amino-acid sequence MKVLVVMGSKSDSHIAEKVTKVLEEFGVEYDVEVASAHRNPKKVEELAKKDYDVFIAIAGLSAALPGVIAAHTVKPVIGVPVSAKLNGLDALLSIAQLPPGVPVATVGIDNGKNAALLAVEILAVKDEKLREKLEEYRERMRA; translated from the coding sequence ATGAAGGTGCTCGTGGTGATGGGAAGCAAGAGCGATTCCCATATAGCTGAGAAGGTTACGAAGGTTCTCGAGGAGTTTGGCGTTGAGTACGACGTTGAGGTCGCCTCGGCCCACAGGAACCCGAAGAAGGTTGAGGAGCTGGCGAAGAAGGACTACGACGTTTTCATAGCCATCGCCGGACTGAGCGCAGCCTTACCGGGAGTTATAGCGGCCCACACCGTCAAGCCCGTCATCGGAGTTCCCGTTTCGGCCAAGCTCAACGGTCTCGACGCCCTCCTGAGCATAGCCCAGCTCCCCCCTGGTGTCCCCGTGGCAACGGTTGGTATAGACAACGGCAAAAACGCCGCACTGCTTGCAGTGGAGATCCTCGCGGTAAAGGACGAGAAGCTGAGGGAGAAGCTTGAAGAGTACAGGGAAAGGATGCGGGCATAG
- the purD gene encoding phosphoribosylamine--glycine ligase, whose translation MKVLLVGGGGRENAIGEALVRSGAELYVISKHRNPGLARLARGYGLADETDVEKVLELARKWGIELAFIGPEAPLEKGIVDSFEREGIPAVGPTKDAARIETNKAFARSLMEEYEIPGRKLFKVFEDVSEMRSWIDDFGGPVVVKPLGLTGGKGVKVVGYQLRDNEEAKAYAEELIRKDGKVLIEERTDGVEFTFQVFTDGKRVIPMPLAQDYPHAYEDDRGPITGGMGSYSCGNHLLPFVTREDYKKALETLKATVEAMRKNGTPYRGILYGQFMLSKDGPVLIEYNARFGDPEAMNVLPLLKTSLVDIAEGIVDGSLGKAEFEKKATVVKYLAPKGYPLNPIKGVRVQVDEEAIVEAGARIYYASIDENFTLLGSRAIAVVGIADTLEEAGRIAEKAVPHVKGELFYRGDVGTRESVEKRIRLMKELGKDFEPNSC comes from the coding sequence ATGAAGGTTCTGCTCGTTGGAGGCGGCGGTAGGGAGAACGCCATCGGTGAGGCGCTCGTGAGGAGCGGTGCCGAGCTGTACGTCATCTCAAAGCACAGGAACCCCGGACTGGCCAGGCTTGCAAGGGGCTACGGACTGGCTGATGAAACGGATGTTGAGAAAGTCCTCGAACTCGCTCGGAAATGGGGGATAGAACTTGCCTTCATAGGCCCGGAGGCGCCTCTTGAGAAGGGTATAGTCGATTCCTTTGAGCGTGAGGGCATCCCGGCGGTTGGGCCGACTAAGGATGCCGCCCGGATTGAGACCAACAAGGCCTTCGCCCGCTCCCTCATGGAGGAATATGAGATTCCTGGTAGGAAGCTTTTCAAGGTTTTTGAAGACGTCTCAGAGATGCGCTCGTGGATAGACGACTTCGGAGGGCCCGTCGTTGTGAAGCCCCTTGGTCTGACCGGCGGAAAGGGCGTTAAGGTCGTTGGCTACCAGCTGCGGGACAACGAGGAGGCCAAGGCTTACGCTGAGGAGCTCATCAGAAAGGACGGAAAGGTTCTGATTGAAGAAAGAACCGACGGCGTTGAGTTCACCTTCCAGGTCTTCACGGACGGGAAGAGGGTAATCCCAATGCCCCTCGCCCAGGACTACCCCCACGCCTACGAGGACGATAGGGGCCCCATTACCGGCGGCATGGGCTCTTACTCATGCGGGAACCACCTGCTCCCTTTTGTCACACGTGAGGACTACAAGAAGGCCCTTGAAACACTCAAGGCGACCGTTGAAGCCATGCGGAAGAACGGAACGCCCTACCGGGGAATCCTCTACGGCCAGTTCATGCTCTCCAAAGACGGGCCAGTTCTCATAGAGTACAACGCCCGATTCGGCGACCCGGAAGCAATGAACGTCCTCCCCCTCCTGAAGACGAGCCTGGTTGATATCGCAGAGGGAATCGTGGACGGCAGCCTTGGAAAGGCAGAATTCGAGAAAAAGGCAACGGTCGTCAAATATTTGGCCCCAAAGGGCTATCCTCTGAACCCAATTAAGGGAGTTAGAGTTCAGGTGGACGAGGAGGCCATAGTCGAAGCCGGGGCAAGGATCTACTACGCCTCCATTGACGAGAACTTCACTCTCCTCGGCTCGCGTGCCATAGCGGTCGTTGGAATTGCGGATACTCTTGAAGAGGCGGGGAGAATAGCCGAGAAAGCCGTCCCCCACGTTAAGGGCGAGCTCTTCTACCGGGGAGACGTTGGAACGAGGGAGAGCGTTGAGAAGAGGATCAGGCTGATGAAAGAGCTCGGAAAGGATTTCGAGCCGAATTCATGCTGA
- a CDS encoding formate--phosphoribosylaminoimidazolecarboxamide ligase family protein, which produces MISREEILSVLESYNPEKITVGVIGSHSALDIGDGAKEEGLPVLVVAQRGRHRTYAEYFKLRKTRDGLTKGFIDEVVVLEKFAQIIDVQDELVKRNVIFVPNRSFVVYTGIDRVENDFRVPLFGSRNLLRSEERGEEKSYYWLLERAGLPYPEPVKPEEIDEVGLVIVKLPHAKKRLERGFFTAASYKEFREKAEKLIKLGVITEEDLSKARIERYIIGPVFNFDFFYSPIDGEIELLGIDWRFETSLDGHVRLPAHQQLTLPEHQFEPEYTVTGHASSTLRESLLEKVFDMAESYVKATQKYYPPGIIGPFTLQTAVDKDLNFYIYDVAPRTGGGTNIHMAVGHPYGNALWRRPMSTGRRVALEIKRAIELDELEKVVT; this is translated from the coding sequence ATGATAAGCCGTGAGGAGATTTTGAGCGTTCTCGAAAGCTATAATCCGGAGAAAATCACCGTTGGAGTAATAGGGAGCCACTCCGCGCTGGACATAGGAGATGGAGCAAAGGAAGAGGGCCTTCCCGTATTGGTGGTTGCCCAGAGGGGCAGGCACAGGACCTACGCCGAGTACTTCAAGCTGAGGAAGACGAGGGACGGTCTGACCAAGGGCTTCATCGACGAGGTTGTTGTCCTTGAGAAGTTTGCCCAAATCATCGACGTTCAGGACGAGCTGGTAAAGAGGAACGTCATCTTCGTGCCAAACCGCTCCTTTGTGGTCTACACCGGCATTGACAGGGTGGAGAATGACTTCCGCGTCCCGCTCTTCGGGAGCAGAAATTTACTCAGAAGCGAGGAGAGGGGCGAGGAGAAGAGCTACTACTGGCTCCTTGAGAGGGCTGGGCTTCCTTACCCTGAACCCGTTAAACCAGAAGAGATTGACGAGGTCGGTCTCGTCATCGTCAAGCTTCCCCATGCCAAGAAGAGGCTTGAGCGCGGCTTCTTCACGGCTGCAAGCTACAAGGAGTTCCGCGAGAAGGCTGAGAAGCTCATCAAGCTCGGTGTAATCACCGAGGAAGACCTTTCCAAAGCGAGGATCGAGCGCTACATCATCGGCCCGGTCTTCAACTTCGACTTCTTCTACTCGCCGATCGACGGGGAGATAGAGCTTTTGGGCATAGACTGGCGCTTCGAGACCAGCCTGGACGGCCATGTTCGCCTGCCTGCTCACCAGCAGCTCACCCTTCCGGAGCACCAGTTCGAGCCCGAGTACACCGTAACCGGCCATGCCTCTTCAACCCTCAGGGAGTCCCTCCTTGAGAAGGTCTTCGACATGGCCGAGAGCTACGTGAAGGCAACCCAAAAGTACTATCCGCCGGGAATCATCGGGCCCTTCACGCTCCAGACGGCCGTTGATAAAGACCTGAACTTCTACATCTACGACGTGGCGCCGAGAACGGGCGGCGGAACCAACATCCACATGGCGGTGGGTCACCCCTACGGCAACGCCCTCTGGAGGAGGCCGATGAGCACAGGAAGGAGAGTTGCCCTTGAGATTAAGCGCGCGATAGAGCTGGACGAGCTTGAGAAGGTCGTCACGTGA
- the purS gene encoding phosphoribosylformylglycinamidine synthase subunit PurS encodes MRWKVTVIVRLKEGLNDPEGRVIGNALRNLGYAVENLRVPKYFEFELESEEPEREVEEMCRRLLANPLVHNYEYSIEPVS; translated from the coding sequence ATGAGATGGAAGGTTACCGTCATCGTCCGCCTCAAGGAAGGCCTCAACGACCCGGAAGGGAGGGTTATAGGAAACGCCCTCAGGAACCTCGGCTACGCGGTTGAAAACCTCAGGGTTCCCAAGTACTTCGAGTTCGAGCTGGAGAGCGAAGAGCCCGAGCGGGAAGTGGAGGAGATGTGCAGAAGGCTCCTCGCTAACCCGCTCGTCCACAACTACGAGTACAGCATCGAGCCGGTGAGCTGA
- the purQ gene encoding phosphoribosylformylglycinamidine synthase I, with the protein MVRFAVVVFPGTNCDFETERAIRNAGGKAERVWYKANLKDFDGVVLPGGFSYADYLRAGAIAARQEIMEEVKEFAREGRPVLGICNGFQVLTEAGLLPGALRPNRIPRFLCRWVHLRVEDIQTPFTSLYEPGEVIRMPIAHAEGNYYVDDPSKARVVFQYSDEKGNVTEKANPNGSVLNIAAIASERGNVLGTMPHPERASDRFLGSEDGLRLFRSMVEWAKK; encoded by the coding sequence ATGGTTCGCTTTGCAGTGGTGGTGTTTCCGGGAACCAACTGCGACTTTGAGACCGAGAGGGCCATAAGAAATGCTGGAGGAAAAGCGGAGCGCGTCTGGTATAAAGCAAATCTCAAGGACTTTGATGGAGTTGTTTTGCCCGGGGGATTCAGCTACGCCGATTACCTCCGCGCTGGAGCTATAGCCGCTCGACAGGAGATAATGGAAGAGGTTAAGGAGTTTGCCCGCGAGGGAAGACCTGTCCTCGGGATATGCAACGGCTTCCAGGTTCTGACGGAGGCGGGTCTCCTTCCGGGAGCACTGAGGCCGAACAGGATTCCGCGCTTCCTCTGCAGGTGGGTTCATCTCCGCGTTGAAGACATCCAGACGCCATTCACCTCACTATACGAACCCGGTGAGGTTATCAGAATGCCGATAGCCCACGCGGAGGGCAACTACTACGTTGACGACCCATCGAAGGCCAGGGTGGTTTTCCAGTACAGCGACGAAAAGGGCAACGTAACCGAAAAGGCCAACCCCAACGGCTCGGTTCTCAACATAGCGGCGATAGCCAGCGAGAGGGGCAACGTCCTCGGGACCATGCCCCACCCGGAGCGTGCGAGCGACCGCTTTTTAGGCAGTGAAGACGGCTTGAGGCTCTTCAGGAGCATGGTGGAGTGGGCGAAGAAATAA
- a CDS encoding DUF4932 domain-containing protein produces the protein MKSPLSKIIHQILPPLIIILLLCTLFVHSMWTGQKAFLQLSIVPTSECLDNICIEVNPYVELTNVVFYLAGWDSSNSTPYSQEVESYFSPYRNHRAVLLARKALRAGLSYDAIPKFALELNFTEWSGYLIGRVHGNKKLLNELAMAIKDFAQDSNFSTFYENHEAFYRVQIRLFLKENPDVFNIPHFEEKFFGEKWKRWVFVLQPLEAYYSYSAWRNNTVYAFLGVCSFSNGTLYYCSASAHELAHSFVNPAVERHYWEFKKYEEMFSPVKNVMTSMGYSSWKTYLDETFVRAFEAYYILETQDNQSAERFIENQESLGLYLVGRVYNAYLTDYLRNRDKYLPSRALCQNSQDSWISGTERASGGTFHRNQQSERF, from the coding sequence TTGAAAAGTCCACTCTCCAAAATCATCCACCAGATCCTACCTCCACTCATAATCATACTACTCCTTTGTACACTTTTTGTGCACAGTATGTGGACTGGACAAAAAGCATTCCTTCAATTAAGTATTGTCCCCACATCAGAATGCTTGGATAACATCTGTATTGAGGTAAACCCATACGTTGAACTGACAAACGTCGTCTTTTACCTTGCTGGCTGGGATTCCAGCAATAGTACACCCTATTCCCAAGAGGTTGAGTCTTACTTTTCCCCCTACAGAAATCACAGGGCAGTGCTTCTCGCCAGAAAAGCCCTGAGAGCGGGCCTATCATACGATGCCATCCCTAAGTTTGCGCTGGAGCTGAACTTCACGGAATGGAGCGGGTACCTTATAGGGAGAGTTCATGGAAACAAAAAACTCCTCAACGAACTCGCCATGGCCATAAAAGATTTCGCCCAGGACTCGAACTTTTCCACCTTCTACGAGAACCACGAAGCATTTTACAGGGTGCAGATAAGGCTCTTTTTAAAGGAGAATCCCGATGTCTTTAACATTCCCCACTTTGAGGAGAAGTTCTTTGGAGAGAAATGGAAGCGCTGGGTTTTCGTCCTTCAGCCTCTTGAGGCATACTACAGCTACAGCGCTTGGAGAAACAACACCGTTTACGCCTTTCTTGGTGTCTGCTCTTTTTCCAACGGAACGCTCTACTACTGCAGTGCTTCCGCCCATGAGCTCGCCCACAGCTTCGTTAACCCTGCGGTGGAGAGACACTACTGGGAGTTCAAGAAGTACGAGGAAATGTTCTCACCTGTAAAGAATGTTATGACCTCCATGGGATACTCCAGCTGGAAAACCTACCTGGATGAAACCTTTGTTAGGGCTTTCGAGGCCTACTACATACTCGAAACTCAGGATAATCAAAGCGCCGAGAGGTTCATAGAGAACCAAGAGAGCCTCGGTTTATACCTTGTAGGAAGAGTATACAATGCCTATCTCACAGATTACCTTCGAAACAGAGACAAATACCTACCTTCGAGAGCTTTATGCCAGAACTCGCAAGACTCATGGATATCTGGTACAGAGAGGGCTTCTGGAGGAACGTTTCATCGGAACCAACAATCAGAACGGTTTTAA